The Pelistega ratti genome window below encodes:
- a CDS encoding FUSC family protein: MHNPSEHFIRLISGPHLFFAIRQGLGVILPIIILIALFDLYRFGFAFSAGALSLALIDQPGGTKRTRIKELLFGLIAGNLCAFLTAWANHYPLLLWIVISCQVFMFSMLAVFGKRGGLVGFCCLLMMLLSLNLKVETHEIFYYSLITLSGSIYYFLYSISISHLFRLYEERLTLASAVYATADYMKARANFYEVSNDLDTCFRQLLPQMIAMTDSHQAARDNVLRNLPDDKKKNQQQRILLWNVFVEMTALLDTMVATQTDYELLRQRFKNDDIMLFMRDTLLKLSRTLQRCAIKMASNTDMQYRNSVKAELRAIEYEIERYKMAGMAKEEPEIYALLIQILRRLRNATRYVDIIADTLRGGDIKPIDTMRRDQSLLQFRTHQYLRLQPILDNMHMGSAIFRYALRVTLAILIVQVITAIIIFFYHDNAHIEQLSEHSYWITITILLIMRPGFALTRQRMVMRLQGTVIGCLLTLLLLSMTTSPYVLIPSIILFMILGQALVVNHFRMGSMFITLYVLTGFYFLSPNISTVIGERALDTIIACFISYACSFAFPWWEENQIKRLALRTIESSRNYLRKELSFTTAVVNEGLGGEQFEASNFAHHPLYIELQIARQDIHNTYAEFADSYARMLNEPKSHHINIASLNNLIMSLNTMSSQINSLGPLLLALDKNNPPLQQQFIYIETLLSAPYAIDIATPDYLENTPENQPFMLPVKQMQKAAQTIRQEAYQMGLA, translated from the coding sequence ATGCATAATCCTTCAGAACATTTTATCCGCCTTATTTCTGGCCCTCATTTATTCTTTGCTATCCGTCAGGGTTTAGGGGTTATCCTACCAATTATTATCTTGATCGCTTTATTTGATCTTTATCGTTTTGGTTTTGCTTTTAGTGCAGGGGCACTTTCTTTAGCCCTCATAGACCAGCCGGGCGGTACTAAACGTACCCGTATTAAAGAATTACTCTTTGGCTTAATTGCTGGCAATCTCTGCGCTTTTCTGACGGCTTGGGCAAATCACTACCCTTTATTACTTTGGATAGTCATCTCTTGCCAAGTCTTTATGTTTTCAATGCTAGCTGTTTTTGGTAAACGAGGGGGATTGGTTGGTTTTTGCTGCCTTTTAATGATGCTACTCTCTCTCAATCTCAAGGTGGAAACACATGAGATTTTTTACTATAGCCTTATTACCTTATCAGGTAGCATCTATTATTTCCTCTATAGTATCAGCATTAGCCATCTTTTCAGACTATATGAAGAGCGTCTTACCTTAGCCAGTGCCGTATATGCCACGGCTGATTATATGAAAGCTCGTGCCAATTTCTATGAAGTCAGCAATGATTTAGATACTTGCTTTCGCCAACTGCTCCCTCAAATGATTGCGATGACCGATAGTCATCAAGCAGCACGAGATAATGTCCTACGAAATCTTCCTGATGACAAGAAAAAAAATCAGCAGCAGCGTATTCTCTTATGGAATGTGTTTGTTGAAATGACTGCCCTTTTGGATACGATGGTTGCGACACAAACAGACTATGAACTCTTACGGCAACGTTTTAAAAATGACGATATTATGTTATTTATGCGAGATACGCTACTGAAACTAAGCCGTACCTTACAACGCTGTGCCATTAAAATGGCAAGTAATACAGATATGCAATATCGTAATAGTGTAAAAGCAGAATTACGAGCAATTGAGTATGAAATAGAGCGTTATAAAATGGCAGGTATGGCAAAAGAAGAGCCTGAAATCTACGCCTTATTAATTCAAATCTTACGCCGTTTACGGAACGCTACTCGCTATGTTGATATTATTGCAGATACACTTCGTGGTGGCGATATTAAACCGATTGATACCATGCGCCGAGATCAATCCTTACTCCAATTTAGAACGCACCAATATCTACGGTTACAACCCATTTTAGATAATATGCATATGGGATCCGCTATCTTTCGATATGCCTTACGTGTAACCTTAGCCATTCTGATTGTACAGGTAATCACCGCTATTATTATATTTTTCTATCATGATAATGCACACATTGAACAACTGAGTGAGCATAGCTATTGGATTACTATCACCATCTTACTGATTATGCGTCCGGGTTTTGCACTTACTCGACAACGCATGGTGATGCGCTTACAAGGTACTGTTATTGGTTGTTTATTAACATTACTACTGCTTAGTATGACAACCTCCCCCTATGTACTTATTCCTAGTATTATCCTCTTTATGATTTTGGGGCAAGCCTTAGTTGTTAATCATTTCCGTATGGGGTCTATGTTTATTACCCTCTATGTACTCACAGGTTTTTATTTTCTTAGTCCCAATATCTCTACCGTTATTGGTGAGCGCGCCTTAGATACGATTATTGCATGCTTTATTTCTTATGCGTGCAGTTTTGCTTTTCCGTGGTGGGAAGAAAATCAAATCAAACGACTGGCTCTCCGCACCATTGAATCCAGTAGAAATTATCTACGTAAAGAATTATCTTTTACGACTGCCGTTGTTAATGAAGGTTTAGGGGGAGAACAATTTGAAGCCAGTAACTTCGCTCATCATCCCCTTTATATAGAATTACAAATCGCTCGTCAGGATATTCATAATACTTATGCTGAATTTGCCGACAGCTATGCCCGAATGCTCAATGAGCCTAAATCACATCATATCAATATTGCTAGCTTGAATAATCTCATTATGTCTCTTAATACCATGTCAAGTCAGATTAACTCTCTTGGCCCTCTCTTACTCGCTTTAGATAAAAATAATCCTCCCCTACAACAACAATTTATCTATATTGAGACCTTATTAAGCGCTCCATATGCTATTGATATTGCCACACCAGACTATCTTGAAAATACTCCTGAAAATCAACCCTTTATGTTACCTGTTAAGCAGATGCAAAAGGCCGCACAAACTATTCGACAAGAAGCCTATCAAATGGGATTAGCGTAA
- the ilvB gene encoding biosynthetic-type acetolactate synthase large subunit, translating to MELIGADIIVRCLAEQGVKHVFGYPGGAVLNIYDAIYKQKDFEHILVRHEQAAVHAADAYSRSSNEVGVCIVTSGPGLTNAVTGIATAYMDSIPLVVISGQVGSKAIGEDAFQECDAVGITRPCVKHNFLVKDVKDLADIIRKAFYIAKTGRPGPVLIDIPKDISVMPCKYAPPKEEVKMRSYAPTTKGHSGQIKKAVQLLSTAQRPMIYIGGGAILANASEELKEFVHLTGAPCVTTLMALGAIDANDPHCLGMPGMHGTYEANMALHYSDVLVAVGTRIDDRVVGNPKNFMSQPRKVIHIDIDPSSISKRIRADIPIVGSVKDVLEELNGFIRELGSPKEKQADALKAWWDQIKQWQARDCLDYDKNADVIKPQYVVQKLCEVTNGEAFVASDVGQHQMWAAQYYRFKKPRRWLNSGGLGTMGVGLPFAMGIQKANPDPDTQIAVITGDGSIQMNIQELATCKQYGFTPKIICLNNSFLGMVRQWQELDYDKRYSQSYMESMPDFVKLVESYGHIGIQVEKKEDVEPALREAFGRYKDRLVFLNFITSPEENVFPMVKAGKGLTEMLLSPNDK from the coding sequence ATGGAACTTATAGGCGCTGATATTATCGTGCGTTGCCTTGCTGAACAAGGTGTTAAACATGTATTTGGATACCCCGGTGGTGCGGTATTAAATATTTACGATGCTATCTACAAACAAAAAGATTTTGAGCATATTTTAGTGCGTCATGAGCAGGCAGCTGTTCATGCGGCGGATGCTTATTCTCGTTCATCTAATGAAGTCGGTGTATGTATTGTTACAAGTGGCCCAGGTTTGACGAATGCGGTTACGGGTATTGCAACGGCTTATATGGATTCTATTCCCTTAGTGGTAATTAGTGGTCAAGTAGGATCAAAAGCGATTGGTGAAGATGCTTTCCAAGAATGTGATGCAGTAGGTATTACACGTCCCTGTGTGAAGCATAATTTTTTAGTGAAAGATGTTAAAGATCTTGCGGATATTATACGGAAGGCATTTTATATTGCTAAAACAGGTCGCCCAGGGCCAGTGCTGATAGATATTCCTAAGGATATTTCAGTAATGCCTTGCAAATATGCTCCTCCCAAAGAGGAAGTAAAAATGCGTTCTTATGCACCGACAACAAAAGGGCATAGCGGACAAATTAAGAAAGCTGTCCAATTATTGTCAACAGCTCAACGCCCTATGATTTATATTGGTGGTGGTGCAATATTAGCAAATGCTTCTGAAGAATTAAAAGAATTTGTACATTTAACAGGCGCACCTTGTGTTACTACTCTAATGGCATTGGGTGCTATTGATGCCAATGATCCTCATTGTCTTGGTATGCCAGGTATGCATGGTACTTATGAAGCTAATATGGCATTGCATTATAGTGATGTATTAGTGGCAGTTGGTACAAGGATAGATGATCGGGTAGTCGGTAATCCTAAAAACTTTATGTCTCAACCACGTAAAGTGATTCATATTGATATTGACCCATCTTCTATTTCTAAGCGTATTCGAGCAGATATTCCTATTGTGGGCAGTGTAAAAGATGTACTTGAAGAGCTTAATGGGTTTATCCGTGAATTAGGTAGTCCTAAAGAAAAACAAGCTGATGCTCTTAAAGCATGGTGGGATCAAATTAAGCAGTGGCAGGCTCGTGATTGCTTGGATTATGATAAAAATGCTGATGTCATTAAACCCCAATATGTTGTTCAAAAACTTTGTGAGGTAACAAATGGTGAAGCATTTGTTGCATCTGATGTTGGACAACACCAAATGTGGGCGGCACAGTATTATCGATTCAAAAAACCTCGACGTTGGCTAAATTCAGGCGGTTTAGGTACGATGGGCGTAGGTTTACCGTTTGCGATGGGTATTCAAAAAGCTAACCCTGATCCTGATACACAGATAGCAGTAATCACAGGCGATGGTTCTATTCAAATGAATATTCAAGAGTTAGCAACATGTAAGCAATATGGTTTTACTCCTAAGATTATTTGTTTAAACAATAGTTTCTTAGGAATGGTTCGTCAATGGCAAGAGCTAGATTATGACAAACGCTATTCACAATCTTATATGGAGTCTATGCCAGACTTTGTGAAGTTAGTTGAAAGTTATGGACATATTGGTATCCAAGTAGAGAAAAAAGAAGATGTTGAACCAGCACTTCGAGAAGCTTTTGGTCGATATAAAGATCGCTTAGTTTTTTTAAACTTTATTACAAGTCCAGAAGAGAATGTATTCCCCATGGTTAAGGCAGGTAAAGGTCTTACCGAAATGCTTTTAAGCCCAAATGATAAATAG
- the ilvN gene encoding acetolactate synthase small subunit, protein MRHILSVLLENAPGALSRVVGLFSARGYNIETLTVAPTEDQTLSRITIMTDGSDDRIEQVTKHLNRLVDVVKVVNLTEADYVERELMLIKVRAVGKEREEVMRLTDIFRGHIVDVTDKIYTIELTGNQSKIQAFINALDRSAILETVRTGVSGIGRADRILKV, encoded by the coding sequence ATGCGACATATATTATCTGTTTTATTAGAAAATGCTCCTGGTGCTTTATCACGAGTAGTGGGGTTATTTTCTGCGCGTGGTTACAATATTGAAACGCTAACCGTTGCCCCTACAGAAGATCAAACCTTATCACGTATCACCATCATGACAGATGGATCAGATGATAGGATTGAACAAGTCACTAAGCATCTTAATCGTTTGGTGGATGTCGTTAAGGTTGTTAATCTGACCGAGGCAGACTATGTTGAACGTGAATTAATGTTAATCAAAGTGCGTGCGGTAGGTAAAGAGCGTGAAGAAGTGATGCGCCTTACAGATATTTTCCGTGGTCATATCGTTGATGTAACCGATAAAATCTATACGATTGAACTCACGGGTAATCAAAGTAAGATTCAAGCATTTATTAATGCTTTAGACCGTAGTGCTATTTTGGAAACCGTACGTACAGGGGTTTCTGGTATTGGTCGTGCAGATCGTATTTTAAAGGTTTAA
- the ilvC gene encoding ketol-acid reductoisomerase: protein MKVFYDKDSDLNLIKNKHVAIIGYGSQGHAHALNLHDSGVKVTVGLRKDGASWNKAVNAGLQVAEVVDAVKVADVVMILLPDEHIAEVYKTQIAPNLKSGAALAFAHGFNVHYGQVTPRADVDVIMIAPKAPGHTVRGTYAQGGGVPALIAVYQDKSGTARDIALSYASAIGSGKAGIIETSFREETETDLFGEQAVLCGGAVELIKCGFETLVEAGYAPEMAYFECLHELKLIVDLIYEGGIANMNYSISNNAEYGEYVTGPRVVTEDTKNAMRQCLKDIQTGEYAKSFILENAAGAPTLISRRRLNAEHQIEQVGAQLRAMMPWIAKNKLVDQSKN, encoded by the coding sequence ATGAAAGTTTTTTATGATAAAGATAGTGATTTAAATTTAATCAAAAATAAACACGTAGCTATTATTGGTTATGGTTCTCAAGGTCATGCACATGCCTTAAATTTGCATGATTCAGGCGTTAAAGTGACTGTTGGTTTGCGTAAAGATGGTGCTTCTTGGAATAAAGCGGTTAATGCAGGCCTCCAAGTGGCTGAGGTTGTTGATGCAGTAAAAGTAGCTGATGTGGTAATGATTCTTTTACCAGATGAACATATTGCTGAAGTGTATAAAACACAAATTGCACCTAATCTCAAATCAGGTGCAGCATTGGCTTTTGCGCATGGATTTAATGTTCACTATGGACAAGTTACCCCTCGTGCTGATGTAGATGTTATTATGATTGCTCCAAAAGCACCGGGTCATACGGTTCGTGGTACTTATGCTCAAGGTGGTGGTGTGCCTGCATTAATCGCTGTTTATCAAGATAAATCAGGTACGGCACGTGATATTGCTTTATCATACGCAAGTGCTATTGGTAGTGGCAAAGCAGGTATTATTGAAACAAGTTTCCGTGAAGAAACAGAAACAGACTTATTTGGTGAACAAGCTGTACTTTGTGGTGGTGCGGTTGAACTAATTAAATGTGGTTTTGAGACTTTAGTCGAAGCAGGCTATGCACCAGAAATGGCATATTTTGAATGTTTACATGAGTTAAAACTTATTGTTGATCTCATCTATGAAGGTGGTATTGCCAATATGAACTACTCTATTTCAAATAATGCGGAATATGGAGAGTATGTAACAGGCCCCCGTGTAGTAACAGAGGATACTAAAAATGCGATGCGTCAATGCTTGAAAGATATTCAAACGGGTGAATATGCGAAGAGCTTTATTCTTGAAAATGCAGCAGGTGCGCCAACCCTTATTTCTCGTCGCCGCTTAAATGCTGAACATCAAATTGAACAAGTTGGTGCTCAATTACGTGCGATGATGCCTTGGATTGCTAAAAATAAATTAGTTGATCAAAGTAAAAATTAA
- a CDS encoding transporter substrate-binding domain-containing protein — translation MLKKLCLTLMLGAGLSMGGTVAAEGVLKIGVEAMYPPFESKDANGKLVGFDIELADAVCAKLDVKCEWVESTFDGLIPSLNTRKFDFVNSNMTITEARKKVVNFTVPIYDVPSQLIVKKDVDVTLDPESLKAKNITVAVLQGSAQETFAKKHWQSKGVKVVSYANQDQVFIDLANGRVQGALQNTPVGRDAFLSQPEGKDFKEIEEVANDPEVLTTAIGFAVRKNDHALKDQLDQAINSLKEEGVVAELSKKYFGSDWTARNE, via the coding sequence ATGCTAAAAAAATTATGTTTAACGCTTATGCTAGGAGCTGGTCTCAGTATGGGGGGTACAGTAGCCGCAGAAGGTGTATTAAAAATTGGTGTAGAGGCAATGTATCCGCCGTTTGAAAGTAAAGATGCAAACGGTAAACTCGTTGGTTTTGATATTGAGTTAGCTGACGCGGTGTGTGCAAAATTAGACGTTAAATGTGAATGGGTAGAAAGTACATTTGATGGTCTTATCCCTTCATTAAATACACGTAAGTTTGATTTTGTTAATTCTAATATGACGATTACAGAGGCTCGTAAAAAAGTAGTGAATTTTACAGTACCTATTTATGATGTTCCTTCTCAATTGATTGTCAAAAAAGATGTTGATGTTACCTTAGATCCAGAAAGTCTTAAAGCAAAAAATATTACTGTAGCGGTGTTACAGGGTTCTGCTCAAGAAACTTTTGCGAAAAAGCATTGGCAATCTAAAGGGGTTAAAGTTGTCTCTTATGCTAACCAAGATCAAGTCTTTATTGATTTAGCGAATGGTCGTGTACAAGGTGCATTACAAAACACACCTGTAGGAAGAGATGCGTTTTTATCACAGCCAGAAGGTAAAGATTTTAAAGAAATAGAAGAAGTGGCGAATGATCCAGAAGTTCTTACCACAGCGATTGGTTTTGCTGTTCGTAAAAATGATCATGCACTTAAAGATCAATTAGATCAAGCGATTAATTCGTTAAAAGAAGAAGGGGTTGTTGCCGAATTATCAAAAAAATATTTTGGTAGTGATTGGACAGCAAGAAACGAATAA
- the aspA gene encoding aspartate ammonia-lyase: MTTRKEVDLLGEREVPAEAYWGIHTLRAVENFKISNTTISDVPEFVRGMVMVKKATALANGQLGAIPQEIAQAIVKACDTILTEGKCMDQFPSDVYQGGAGTSVNMNTNEVVANLALEILGHQKGEYQYLDPMDHVNASQSTNDAYPTGFRIAVYNSVIKLIEKVRYLQEGFEHKAKAFDHVLKMGRTQLQDAVPMTVGQEFRAFAALLEEEVRYLKHTAALLLEVNLGATAIGTGLNTPEGYAPLVVKHLAEVSGLPCVLAPNLIEATSDCGDYISVHGALKRTAVKLSKICNDLRLLSSGPRAGLKEINLPELQAGSSIMPAKVNPVLPEVVNQVCFKVIGNDTALTFAAEAGQLQLNVMEPVIGQVMFESISILSNACQSLRDKCVDGITVNEDICKNYVFNSIGIVTYLNPFIGHHNGDIVGKIAAQTGRGVRDIVLEKGLLTSEQLDDILSVENLMNPTYKAKLNK; this comes from the coding sequence ATGACGACAAGAAAAGAAGTCGATTTACTAGGTGAACGTGAAGTTCCTGCAGAAGCATATTGGGGGATTCATACACTAAGAGCAGTAGAGAATTTTAAAATCTCTAACACCACTATTTCAGATGTACCTGAATTTGTTCGTGGTATGGTGATGGTTAAAAAAGCGACAGCTTTGGCGAATGGTCAATTAGGTGCTATTCCACAAGAGATTGCTCAAGCGATTGTAAAAGCTTGCGATACGATCTTAACAGAAGGAAAATGTATGGATCAATTTCCTTCAGATGTCTATCAAGGTGGAGCAGGGACATCTGTTAATATGAATACCAATGAAGTGGTGGCAAACCTTGCTTTAGAAATTCTTGGGCATCAAAAAGGGGAGTATCAATACCTAGATCCAATGGATCATGTGAATGCTAGCCAATCAACGAATGATGCCTACCCTACAGGTTTCCGTATTGCTGTTTATAATAGTGTCATTAAGTTAATTGAAAAAGTTCGCTATTTACAAGAGGGTTTTGAACATAAAGCAAAAGCGTTTGATCATGTTCTAAAAATGGGACGTACTCAATTGCAAGATGCTGTTCCTATGACAGTAGGACAAGAGTTTAGAGCATTTGCCGCTTTATTAGAAGAGGAAGTCCGTTATTTAAAACATACAGCAGCCCTTTTATTAGAAGTAAATTTGGGGGCAACAGCTATTGGTACGGGTTTAAATACGCCAGAAGGGTATGCACCTTTGGTGGTAAAACATTTAGCTGAGGTATCAGGTTTACCTTGTGTATTAGCCCCTAATTTAATTGAAGCAACATCTGATTGTGGTGATTATATATCGGTACATGGTGCTTTAAAACGTACAGCCGTCAAGCTATCAAAAATATGCAATGATTTACGTTTACTTTCTTCTGGCCCTCGAGCTGGTTTAAAAGAAATTAATCTTCCTGAGCTACAAGCAGGCTCTTCAATTATGCCTGCTAAAGTAAATCCTGTGCTACCCGAGGTGGTTAATCAAGTATGCTTTAAAGTAATTGGTAATGATACTGCACTTACCTTTGCAGCTGAAGCAGGGCAATTACAATTAAATGTTATGGAACCAGTAATTGGACAAGTAATGTTTGAAAGTATCAGTATCTTATCAAATGCTTGCCAAAGTTTACGTGATAAGTGTGTAGATGGAATTACAGTGAATGAAGACATTTGCAAAAACTATGTTTTCAACTCTATTGGTATTGTTACTTATCTAAATCCGTTTATTGGTCATCATAATGGTGATATTGTTGGTAAGATTGCAGCACAAACAGGACGTGGTGTGCGAGATATTGTGCTTGAGAAAGGATTACTGACATCAGAGCAATTAGATGATATTCTTTCGGTAGAAAATCTCATGAATCCTACTTACAAGGCGAAATTAAATAAATAA
- a CDS encoding LuxR C-terminal-related transcriptional regulator — MQDEIWDQFELCHQLTIKEKQVMWLIVLGVPTRNIALILECSSRTVEYHRKHILKKLNLHSTLALSIFIKHLLRTPPSPAKERLFVEKIHHLLYHTNKETPDHTIWHPFYDASTSSIAALAESSTDTYQPSGTLSKQLQQQAQRYIANATTPSTPIPPNKPPRKK, encoded by the coding sequence ATGCAAGACGAGATATGGGATCAATTTGAGTTATGCCATCAACTCACTATAAAAGAAAAACAAGTCATGTGGTTAATCGTGCTAGGTGTTCCCACACGCAATATTGCCCTAATATTAGAATGCTCTTCTCGAACGGTTGAATACCACCGAAAGCATATCTTGAAAAAACTAAATCTTCATAGCACATTAGCCCTATCCATATTTATTAAGCATCTCCTACGCACGCCTCCTAGCCCCGCCAAAGAAAGACTTTTTGTTGAAAAAATACATCATCTTTTGTATCACACAAATAAAGAAACACCAGACCATACCATATGGCATCCGTTTTATGATGCTAGTACCTCATCAATCGCTGCCCTCGCTGAAAGCAGTACCGATACATATCAACCCAGTGGAACGCTCTCCAAACAACTTCAACAGCAAGCACAGCGATATATCGCCAATGCAACAACCCCCTCTACACCTATTCCCCCTAATAAACCCCCTCGCAAGAAATAA